A single genomic interval of Sceloporus undulatus isolate JIND9_A2432 ecotype Alabama chromosome 2, SceUnd_v1.1, whole genome shotgun sequence harbors:
- the ARF3 gene encoding ADP-ribosylation factor 3, whose amino-acid sequence MGNIFGNLLKSLIGKKEMRILMVGLDAAGKTTILYKLKLGEIVTTIPTIGFNVETVEYKNISFTVWDVGGQDKIRPLWRHYFQNTQGLIFVVDSNDRERVNEAREELMRMLAEDELRDAVLLVFANKQDLPNAMNAAEITDKLGLHSLRHRNWYIQATCATSGDGLYEGLDWLANQLKNKK is encoded by the exons ATGGGGAACATTTTTGGCAACCTGCTGAAGAGCCTGATTGGCAAGAAGGAAATGCGCATCCTTATGGTTGGGCTGGATGCTGCTGGAAAGACCACCATCCTCTACAAGCTCAAGCTGGGAGAGATTGTTACTACCATCCCTACCATTG GATTCAATGTAGAGACAGTTGAGTACAAGAACATCAGCTTCACTGTGTGGGATGTTGGTGGCCAAGACAAGATACGGCCCCTGTGGCGGCACTACTTCCAGAACACCCAGG GTTTGATCTTTGTGGTGGATAGCAATGATCGGGAGCGAGTGAATGAGGCACGTGAGGAGCTGATGAGGATGCTGGCGGAGGATGAACTGCGTGATGCTGTTCTTCTTGTCTTTGCTAACAAGCAG gacctccccAATGCCATGAATGCGGCAGAAATCACGGACAAGCTGGGCCTGCACTCACTGCGCCACCGCAACTGGTACATCCAGGCCACCTGCGCCACCAGTGGCGATGGCCTCTACGAGGGCTTGGATTGGCTGGCCAACCAGCTGAAGAACAAGAAATGA